One segment of Thermococcus sp. AM4 DNA contains the following:
- a CDS encoding DMT family transporter, giving the protein MSKKHAIGAVLLWSTVASAFKLSLLYMSPLQLLFWAFLTSLVLYGALYFRSFRPSRENLRSAYLGLVLFLYYTVLFSAYDLLPAQEAQALNYTWPLALVLLSVPLLKRKLALKTLFGLFLGFLGALIVATRGRLLSLGFSNPVGDALGLGSALIWAAYWLLNVRDGRRLEEKMFWNFLFGFTYVSIAVVATGNFAVPPVEGLAGAIYVGLFEMGVTYLLWYRAVESDVAFASNLAYLVPFLSLLFIALILGERIEPTTVLGLVLIVGGILLGREQ; this is encoded by the coding sequence ATGTCCAAAAAACACGCCATCGGTGCCGTTCTCCTCTGGTCAACGGTTGCAAGTGCTTTCAAGCTCTCACTCCTCTACATGAGCCCGCTCCAGCTCCTCTTCTGGGCCTTTCTGACGTCGCTCGTTCTCTACGGTGCCCTCTACTTCCGGAGCTTCAGGCCCTCCAGAGAAAACCTACGCTCCGCTTACCTTGGCCTCGTACTCTTCCTCTACTACACCGTCCTCTTCTCTGCCTACGACCTCCTTCCTGCCCAGGAGGCGCAGGCGCTCAACTACACCTGGCCCCTGGCGCTCGTTTTGCTTTCCGTCCCCCTGCTTAAGAGAAAACTCGCCCTGAAAACATTATTTGGCCTCTTTCTTGGCTTTCTCGGTGCCCTCATTGTTGCAACCCGGGGCAGGCTTTTATCCCTCGGCTTCTCGAATCCAGTCGGGGACGCCCTCGGCCTCGGAAGCGCCCTAATCTGGGCCGCCTACTGGCTCCTGAACGTTCGGGACGGCAGGAGGCTTGAGGAGAAGATGTTCTGGAACTTCCTCTTCGGCTTCACCTACGTTTCAATCGCCGTCGTCGCCACAGGTAACTTCGCCGTTCCTCCCGTAGAAGGCCTCGCGGGGGCAATCTACGTCGGCCTGTTCGAGATGGGCGTTACCTACCTTCTCTGGTACCGCGCGGTTGAGAGCGACGTTGCCTTCGCCTCGAACCTGGCTTACTTAGTGCCGTTTCTGAGCCTGCTCTTCATCGCCCTCATCCTCGGTGAGAGAATAGAACCGACAACCGTTCTTGGCTTGGTTCTAATAGTGGGGGGAATCCTCCTTGGAAGGGAGCAGTAG
- a CDS encoding ATP-binding cassette domain-containing protein, producing the protein MKALDNVSFTLTEGISYILGPNGSGKSTLIKILAGLIRQDSGDVKIKGVPLGEYPSKQVGFAFERPVIHPRLVVGEHIRDVATYRGEDNSDDLIQIFGLDEVKNKRFGELSMGYKRRFLVALAFAGFPDVVFLDEPFSNVDIVAKMEIMDGIKTLRKKHNISVVIVSHVFDNIPEIDSLVVLYGGRVIANPIGKEIRLLRKIRFVFSDEVVENNIKRAVELIRAGKDPKVVECIGVEEGIMELLKKKSNET; encoded by the coding sequence GTGAAGGCCCTTGATAACGTTAGCTTTACACTTACAGAGGGCATCTCCTACATTCTTGGGCCCAACGGGAGCGGAAAGAGCACGCTGATAAAGATACTCGCCGGACTGATACGGCAGGATTCAGGGGATGTAAAAATCAAAGGTGTGCCCCTCGGGGAATACCCCTCTAAACAGGTGGGTTTTGCGTTTGAAAGACCGGTGATCCATCCGCGACTTGTTGTTGGCGAGCACATAAGGGACGTTGCAACATATCGCGGAGAGGACAACAGTGATGATCTAATTCAAATCTTTGGGCTTGATGAAGTTAAAAATAAGAGATTCGGGGAACTGTCTATGGGGTACAAACGGCGTTTCCTCGTTGCCTTGGCCTTTGCAGGATTTCCGGACGTTGTTTTTCTTGATGAACCCTTCAGCAACGTTGACATTGTGGCAAAGATGGAGATAATGGACGGGATAAAAACCCTGAGGAAGAAACACAATATCAGCGTGGTCATAGTCTCCCACGTCTTCGATAACATTCCTGAGATAGACTCCTTGGTGGTTCTCTACGGGGGCAGGGTGATTGCGAATCCAATTGGAAAAGAGATACGGCTTCTCAGGAAGATCAGGTTTGTCTTTTCAGATGAAGTCGTTGAAAACAATATTAAAAGGGCCGTTGAGCTTATACGTGCTGGAAAAGATCCTAAGGTGGTTGAGTGCATAGGGGTGGAGGAGGGAATAATGGAACTCCTGAAGAAGAAATCTAACGAGACCTAA
- the queC gene encoding 7-cyano-7-deazaguanine synthase QueC: MKRAVVLFSGGLDSTACLYWAKKNYDEVIMLVINYGSNEERVTNRVAEFFSKELNVPLKIVRLDFLEEFSKLRGTTLVGGETPKVTAQELEDFERAKETAKSVWVPARNVVLIAVAASLLDALGGGDIIVGFNAEEGATFPDNTPEFVEKMNEMLKYGTMAEVKVVAPLIDLDKRGIARLLKELNAKYEYSNSCYMPKGFTEDGKPIHCGQCESCVRRHRGLIEGIGEDRTVYAVEPKI, from the coding sequence ATGAAGCGCGCGGTGGTGCTGTTTTCCGGTGGACTCGACTCAACGGCCTGCCTCTACTGGGCGAAGAAGAACTACGACGAGGTCATAATGCTCGTCATCAACTACGGGAGCAACGAGGAGCGCGTTACGAACAGAGTTGCGGAGTTCTTCTCGAAGGAGCTGAACGTTCCGCTGAAGATAGTTCGCCTTGACTTCCTTGAGGAGTTCTCAAAGCTTCGCGGAACGACGCTCGTCGGTGGAGAGACGCCGAAGGTAACCGCTCAGGAGCTTGAGGACTTCGAGAGGGCGAAGGAGACGGCCAAAAGCGTCTGGGTTCCCGCTCGTAACGTGGTTTTGATAGCGGTTGCCGCTTCTCTCCTCGATGCACTCGGAGGTGGGGATATAATAGTCGGCTTCAACGCGGAAGAAGGAGCAACCTTCCCGGACAACACGCCCGAGTTCGTCGAGAAGATGAACGAGATGCTGAAGTACGGAACAATGGCCGAGGTGAAGGTCGTCGCTCCACTCATAGACCTCGACAAGAGGGGCATAGCGAGGCTCCTTAAGGAGCTGAACGCCAAGTACGAGTACTCCAACTCCTGCTACATGCCGAAGGGCTTCACCGAGGACGGCAAACCGATACACTGCGGCCAGTGCGAGAGCTGTGTCAGAAGACACCGCGGTCTCATTGAGGGCATAGGAGAGGACAGGACCGTTTACGCGGTGGAGCCGAAGATTTAG
- a CDS encoding PIN domain-containing protein, with protein MGGVAVVDTNVLLYSVNRSSERYEEARDIINSLDRIVLPTIVVYEFVWNLAVAGASPQEAERTLSKILLNERVALADDRGYLLSAFELFGNLGLKHYNDSVILAIAKEVGTLASYDKKLRNRARKVGIKTIPEVLE; from the coding sequence ATGGGAGGGGTAGCGGTAGTTGACACGAACGTGCTCCTTTACTCCGTTAACAGGAGCTCCGAGAGATACGAAGAGGCGAGGGACATTATAAATTCTCTGGACAGAATCGTCTTGCCGACAATCGTGGTGTACGAATTCGTTTGGAATCTCGCCGTTGCAGGGGCCTCTCCACAGGAAGCCGAAAGAACGCTCTCCAAAATCCTCCTTAACGAAAGGGTTGCCCTCGCGGACGACAGGGGGTATCTACTCTCGGCCTTCGAGCTCTTCGGAAACCTCGGTCTCAAGCACTACAACGACTCCGTAATCCTCGCGATAGCCAAGGAAGTCGGAACCCTCGCGAGCTACGACAAAAAGCTTAGAAACCGTGCACGGAAAGTTGGGATTAAAACCATCCCGGAGGTGTTGGAATGA
- a CDS encoding AbrB/MazE/SpoVT family DNA-binding domain-containing protein, translating into MPVTKVTRNYQITIPAEIRKALGIKQGEYLTVELRGDEIVIRKAEVEWPSIDLGRDFTPEEIEENTEKMLKEASRWEG; encoded by the coding sequence ATGCCTGTAACGAAGGTAACCCGGAACTACCAGATAACGATTCCGGCAGAGATTAGAAAAGCTTTGGGCATAAAGCAGGGCGAATACCTCACCGTCGAGCTGAGGGGAGACGAGATAGTCATAAGAAAAGCCGAGGTGGAGTGGCCGAGCATTGACCTCGGCAGAGATTTCACGCCCGAGGAAATTGAGGAGAACACCGAAAAGATGCTCAAGGAGGCGTCCAGATGGGAGGGGTAG
- a CDS encoding dihydroorotate dehydrogenase, giving the protein MASLEVELFGLRFENPLILASGINDKVPEQWIRAHEEGAGGVVTKSIGIEPRKGYDNPTIVELPCGLINAMGLPNPGWKGFLEMVEGYTFDFPLIVSIFGGTPEEFAFLAQKLSDVADAFELNLSCPHAKGYGMEIGQKPENVYEVVKAVKDATDKPVIAKLTPNIDDITKLGLAAEKAGADAVSAINTLKAVAIDIYARKPILSNRVGGYSGPGVKPVALRAVYDLAKALEVPVIGIGGITTWQDAVEFLLAGASALQIGTAVSLRGWKVFREIKEGIEAYLEGEGFSSVDEIVGLALE; this is encoded by the coding sequence ATGGCGAGCCTTGAGGTCGAGCTTTTTGGACTGAGGTTCGAGAACCCGCTCATTCTCGCATCGGGAATCAACGACAAGGTTCCGGAGCAGTGGATTCGAGCGCACGAGGAAGGTGCTGGAGGAGTCGTTACAAAATCAATCGGAATCGAGCCGAGGAAGGGCTACGACAACCCCACAATCGTCGAGCTTCCCTGCGGCTTGATAAACGCGATGGGCCTGCCGAACCCCGGATGGAAGGGCTTCCTTGAGATGGTTGAGGGCTACACCTTTGACTTCCCGCTGATAGTCTCGATTTTCGGGGGAACGCCTGAGGAGTTCGCCTTCTTAGCCCAAAAGCTGAGTGACGTTGCTGATGCCTTCGAGCTGAACCTCAGCTGTCCCCACGCCAAAGGCTACGGCATGGAAATCGGCCAGAAGCCGGAGAACGTCTACGAGGTTGTGAAAGCCGTCAAGGACGCCACCGATAAGCCGGTTATTGCGAAGCTGACGCCGAACATAGATGACATCACGAAGCTCGGCTTGGCGGCTGAGAAGGCCGGTGCAGATGCCGTCTCGGCGATAAACACCCTCAAGGCCGTTGCCATTGACATCTACGCAAGGAAACCAATCCTCAGCAACCGCGTCGGCGGTTACTCCGGACCCGGTGTTAAGCCCGTCGCGCTCAGAGCGGTTTACGACCTCGCGAAAGCCCTTGAGGTTCCGGTGATAGGCATCGGCGGAATAACAACGTGGCAGGACGCCGTTGAGTTTCTCCTGGCCGGGGCCTCAGCGCTTCAGATTGGAACGGCGGTCTCGCTCAGGGGCTGGAAGGTCTTCAGGGAAATCAAAGAGGGCATCGAAGCCTACCTCGAGGGCGAGGGCTTTTCGAGCGTGGATGAGATAGTTGGCCTCGCCCTTGAGTGA